One Methylosarcina fibrata AML-C10 DNA segment encodes these proteins:
- a CDS encoding glycosyltransferase family 4 protein, translating to MSIRATDCHAGRKLTIVMVAACPFPANHGSPASIREMSEALVRQGHTVHILTYPIRQDIPVEGVAIHRVRAPFLKSNEIKVGPAWEKFIYDPLMVLKLVGLIRKHKVDVIHAHNYEGALIGWLGKLLTGRPMLYNAVNSMADELPTYNFIKPRALAVFLGKLLDVLVPRTGDYVTMVSDSLKEFLLDKGVAAARLKVVPAGVNLDMFAHGNGAKVRAKHGIGSKPLVMYTGTLDQFQRLDYLLKAMQRTLQECPDAMLMIACNILHKGHQQEYLALAQELGIEKRLVFAYPVALEDLPDYLAAADVTVVPRPECPGHPVKLLNYMAAGKAIVSFEGGGKGLHHMFNAYLAPDHDHDSLGAGIAFLLQRKDLRDILGAQAKITLQGNFDWNTLAKGIEIIYHIMLEEKGAAGREQELARYLRSTYEIQYVDRRHSDQKVKDSGRSGGDRRKVQKRIDFLEQRKVAFSNSEPLQKVTQKPDKSKEEAA from the coding sequence ATGTCTATTCGAGCAACAGATTGCCATGCGGGTCGAAAGCTCACGATTGTGATGGTTGCCGCCTGTCCGTTTCCCGCCAATCACGGCTCCCCGGCGTCGATCCGGGAAATGTCGGAAGCCCTGGTGCGGCAGGGCCATACGGTGCACATTCTGACCTATCCGATCCGGCAAGACATTCCGGTCGAGGGCGTCGCCATCCACCGGGTGCGGGCGCCGTTTTTGAAATCCAACGAAATCAAGGTGGGGCCGGCCTGGGAGAAATTCATCTACGACCCGCTGATGGTGCTGAAACTGGTGGGGCTGATCCGGAAACACAAGGTCGACGTGATCCACGCCCACAACTACGAAGGCGCTCTGATCGGCTGGCTGGGCAAGCTGTTGACCGGCCGGCCGATGCTGTACAACGCGGTCAACAGCATGGCCGACGAGTTGCCCACCTACAACTTCATCAAGCCGCGGGCACTGGCGGTGTTTCTGGGCAAGCTGCTGGACGTGCTGGTGCCGAGAACCGGCGACTACGTGACCATGGTGTCGGACAGCCTGAAGGAATTCCTGCTCGACAAAGGGGTGGCGGCGGCGCGCCTGAAGGTGGTGCCGGCCGGGGTCAATCTGGACATGTTCGCGCACGGCAACGGCGCCAAAGTGCGGGCCAAGCACGGCATCGGCAGCAAGCCTCTGGTCATGTACACCGGCACTCTGGATCAGTTTCAGCGGCTGGATTATCTGCTGAAAGCGATGCAGCGCACGCTGCAGGAATGCCCGGACGCGATGCTGATGATCGCCTGCAACATCCTGCACAAAGGCCATCAGCAGGAGTATCTGGCGCTGGCGCAGGAACTGGGCATCGAGAAACGGCTGGTGTTCGCCTATCCGGTGGCGCTGGAGGATCTGCCGGACTATCTGGCGGCCGCGGACGTGACCGTGGTGCCGCGGCCCGAGTGTCCCGGCCATCCGGTCAAGCTGTTGAATTACATGGCGGCGGGCAAGGCCATCGTCAGTTTCGAGGGCGGCGGCAAAGGGCTGCACCACATGTTCAACGCCTATCTGGCGCCGGACCACGATCACGACAGTCTCGGCGCCGGCATCGCCTTTTTGTTGCAGCGCAAGGATCTGCGGGACATCCTGGGCGCCCAGGCCAAAATCACCCTGCAGGGCAATTTCGACTGGAACACCCTGGCCAAGGGCATCGAGATCATCTACCACATCATGCTCGAAGAAAAAGGCGCGGCGGGACGCGAGCAGGAGCTGGCGCGCTATCTGCGCAGCACCTATGAAATCCAGTACGTGGACCGGCGCCATAGCGATCAGAAGGTCAAGGACAGCGGCCGCAGCGGCGGCGACCGCCGCAAGGTGCAAAAACGGATCGATTTCCTCGAGCAAAGAAAAGTGGCTTTCTCCAATTCCGAACCGCTGCAAAAAGTCACCCAAAAACCCGACAAATCCAAGGAAGAAGCTGCTTGA